One Paraglaciecola mesophila genomic region harbors:
- a CDS encoding succinylglutamate desuccinylase/aspartoacylase family protein codes for MRLLSSYLIIAMCFVTSLANAARQPFELAGNSVPAGEQRSFLASVTNTEMVVPMTVFHGKKDGPVLTLSAGTHGDEFPAITALQRLRHEIDLAALKGTLILVHAANLPALHQYGLSALHPGDKKNLNREFPGSENGTATEQLAYFLTQEIVARSDYLADLHSGSAYQQLWPHIYAPFVGDEKLDARTLEWAKASGMQHIVLYGDRPRDPENSISYPNTAMTRGKPGLTLEIGDLGNNQEEDILAYLDALRRLIAGIDMLPSELPVSEGQVIYKQLIDVETPSMGFFEPHCEIGELVEAGALLGTVRDYFGEPIADLRAPKRGVVLMLRHTPPVNQGMGLITLGIE; via the coding sequence ATGCGTTTACTATCTAGTTACTTAATTATCGCCATGTGCTTTGTCACTTCATTGGCAAATGCCGCTCGCCAACCCTTTGAGCTAGCAGGCAACAGCGTTCCTGCTGGTGAACAACGCTCCTTCCTTGCTAGCGTCACGAATACCGAAATGGTCGTCCCTATGACCGTTTTTCACGGTAAGAAAGACGGTCCTGTTTTAACGCTTTCAGCAGGAACGCATGGTGATGAATTTCCAGCGATTACTGCTTTACAGCGTCTTCGACACGAAATTGATTTAGCCGCGCTTAAGGGAACACTTATTCTTGTTCATGCAGCGAATTTACCGGCTCTTCATCAATATGGCTTGAGTGCCTTACACCCAGGCGATAAGAAGAATTTGAATCGTGAGTTTCCAGGCAGCGAAAATGGCACTGCTACAGAGCAACTCGCATACTTTCTAACTCAGGAAATCGTAGCGCGTAGCGACTACCTCGCAGATTTACATTCTGGTAGCGCCTATCAGCAACTATGGCCACATATCTATGCCCCTTTTGTAGGAGATGAAAAGCTCGATGCCCGCACCCTAGAGTGGGCCAAGGCGTCTGGCATGCAGCACATTGTTCTATACGGTGACCGTCCTCGGGATCCTGAAAATTCGATTAGTTACCCGAACACTGCAATGACGCGCGGTAAACCTGGTTTGACACTTGAGATAGGTGACCTAGGCAATAACCAAGAGGAAGACATACTGGCCTACCTTGACGCTTTGCGCCGTCTAATTGCTGGTATTGATATGCTGCCTAGTGAATTACCTGTATCCGAAGGACAAGTAATTTATAAGCAGCTCATAGATGTGGAAACCCCGTCTATGGGGTTCTTTGAACCTCACTGTGAAATTGGTGAACTCGTTGAAGCGGGTGCTTTGTTAGGGACTGTACGTGACTATTTTGGTGAGCCAATTGCCGATCTTCGTGCGCCAAAGCGCGGTGTCGTGCTTATGCTTCGCCACACGCCGCCGGTTAATCAGGGCATGGGCTTGATCACGCTGGGCATCGAATAA
- a CDS encoding pentapeptide repeat-containing protein, protein MENEYFDSDIDLQHDLASQPCWNSLRFEQCRFEGLDLSQGQWRFCVFDECEFINCDFSLLRLNNSQLHSAVFSNCKLLGIDWTQADWQSNLGNPPKFKGCLLNSGSFFALSLGAAHFIDCKIQDVDFTQASLMKASFRGSELTHTRFHQSDLTRTDFSQAHGYQIDVTQNRIEKARFSRMEALGLLASLGIELVD, encoded by the coding sequence ATGGAAAACGAATATTTTGATAGTGACATTGATCTTCAGCACGACTTGGCGAGCCAACCTTGTTGGAATAGCCTGCGTTTTGAACAATGCCGCTTTGAAGGACTGGATTTAAGCCAAGGGCAGTGGCGGTTTTGCGTGTTTGATGAATGTGAATTCATCAACTGTGATTTTTCTCTGCTTAGATTGAATAACTCCCAGTTGCACAGCGCTGTGTTTAGCAATTGCAAGTTATTAGGCATAGATTGGACGCAAGCCGACTGGCAAAGCAATTTAGGTAACCCTCCTAAATTCAAAGGCTGTCTTCTTAACTCGGGTTCGTTTTTTGCGCTCTCATTAGGCGCTGCCCATTTTATTGATTGCAAAATACAGGACGTTGACTTTACCCAAGCAAGTTTAATGAAGGCTAGTTTTCGCGGTAGCGAGCTTACTCATACACGTTTTCATCAAAGTGATTTAACAAGAACAGATTTCAGCCAAGCCCATGGGTACCAGATCGACGTTACGCAAAACCGCATTGAGAAAGCACGGTTTTCTCGAATGGAGGCTCTGGGGTTGCTGGCTTCATTAGGTATCGAGTTAGTCGACTAG
- a CDS encoding alpha/beta hydrolase: MRKILVVLLTLGIGLAIWLGVCLFKDSRSTGLMILNHAMRILKPITVNTDIPFGEQSWQMLDVYPSDPTHPMAPVIVFIHGGGWSWGNKKLYYFVAQAFVERGYTVVIPDYVKYPEGRFPAFVEDGAQALAWVKENISRYNGNPQQIYLAGHSAGAHTGALLMTDNHYLADAGLSVADISGFVGIAGPYTFTPDSEQYIATFGKDNFDVMKATRHVDGDEPPMLLLHGAGDSAVGEFNQQQLAEAMRSAGRTVQTRLYNDKINHVNILLKLHPWFADEVDTGQDVDEFFQLLTAQQFNEKRPVSQGFEQ, from the coding sequence ATGCGAAAAATATTAGTGGTGTTGCTGACGCTGGGAATAGGGCTGGCTATCTGGCTTGGGGTTTGTTTGTTTAAAGACAGCCGCAGTACGGGCTTAATGATACTTAATCATGCTATGCGAATTTTAAAACCTATCACTGTGAATACAGATATTCCTTTTGGGGAGCAAAGCTGGCAAATGCTAGATGTTTACCCAAGTGACCCTACCCATCCAATGGCCCCTGTGATTGTGTTTATTCATGGCGGCGGATGGAGTTGGGGAAACAAAAAACTGTATTATTTTGTGGCGCAAGCCTTTGTAGAGCGTGGCTATACCGTTGTTATCCCAGACTATGTGAAATATCCCGAAGGGCGCTTTCCAGCATTTGTTGAAGACGGCGCGCAAGCGCTCGCTTGGGTTAAAGAGAATATTTCTCGCTATAACGGCAATCCCCAACAAATCTATCTCGCAGGGCACTCAGCTGGTGCACACACAGGTGCGCTTTTGATGACGGATAACCACTACTTGGCTGACGCGGGCCTTTCTGTGGCCGACATAAGTGGTTTTGTCGGTATTGCTGGCCCCTACACGTTTACTCCAGATTCAGAGCAATACATTGCCACCTTCGGCAAAGATAATTTCGACGTGATGAAAGCGACCCGTCACGTCGATGGTGATGAGCCGCCAATGCTGCTATTACATGGGGCCGGTGATAGTGCCGTGGGTGAGTTTAATCAACAGCAACTCGCCGAGGCGATGCGAAGTGCTGGTCGAACAGTGCAAACGCGCTTATACAACGACAAGATTAATCACGTGAATATATTACTCAAGCTACATCCGTGGTTTGCAGATGAGGTAGATACAGGGCAGGACGTAGATGAATTTTTTCAATTACTGACGGCGCAACAATTCAATGAAAAACGTCCTGTATCACAAGGCTTTGAACAATAG
- a CDS encoding haloacid dehalogenase type II: MAQAAPKPKVIIFDVNETLLDLETMRTSIGEALDGQEELTTLWFSTMLHHSLVTTVTGDYQDFGKIGVAALMMVAKNNNIDITEEQAVTAIKTPLLSLPAHPDVKAGLKALKDQGYKLVSLTNSSNKGVETQFKNAGLTDYFDKRMSIEDIKVYKPDLRAYAWALEQLNIKPEEALMVAAHGWDVAGAKAAGLQTAFVARPGKALYPLAQKPNYVVKDLSELVEALK, translated from the coding sequence ATGGCTCAAGCAGCCCCTAAGCCAAAAGTCATTATTTTCGATGTGAATGAAACGCTACTTGATTTAGAAACCATGCGCACCTCAATTGGTGAGGCGCTAGATGGACAGGAAGAACTGACCACACTGTGGTTTTCTACTATGTTGCATCATTCTCTAGTCACTACCGTTACTGGTGATTATCAGGATTTCGGTAAAATTGGCGTGGCAGCGTTAATGATGGTGGCTAAGAACAACAATATTGATATCACCGAAGAGCAAGCTGTGACAGCAATTAAAACGCCTTTGTTGTCTCTTCCTGCTCACCCAGATGTAAAAGCGGGTTTAAAAGCGCTTAAAGATCAGGGGTATAAGCTGGTTAGCTTGACTAATTCATCAAACAAAGGCGTTGAGACACAGTTCAAAAATGCCGGTTTAACAGATTACTTCGATAAACGTATGAGTATTGAAGATATCAAAGTTTACAAACCAGATCTTCGCGCGTATGCGTGGGCACTGGAACAGTTAAACATCAAACCAGAAGAAGCCCTAATGGTGGCGGCCCATGGTTGGGATGTAGCCGGTGCAAAAGCCGCAGGGTTACAAACGGCTTTTGTGGCACGTCCAGGCAAGGCACTTTATCCGCTCGCACAAAAGCCTAATTATGTCGTAAAAGATTTAAGCGAATTGGTTGAAGCGCTTAAATAA
- a CDS encoding peroxiredoxin-like family protein — MSLQAQIAEYDEQKNASAPKEILELMASTTQELMAAGLANDALQVGDYAPDFSLPNVHGELVTLAEMLAHGPVVLNFYRGGWCPYCNYELRAFEEVLERIEELGSQLVAISPETPDNSLTTKDKNELSYAVLSDVGNNVSNDYGLVFSLDERLRPVYKNSGVDLPASNGDDTFNLPMPATYVINQSGEIVYAFVSEDYTKRAEPSEVVKILTTLDN, encoded by the coding sequence ATGTCGCTACAGGCACAAATTGCCGAATACGATGAACAAAAAAATGCTTCAGCCCCAAAAGAAATTTTGGAGTTGATGGCATCAACGACTCAGGAATTAATGGCAGCAGGGCTGGCTAATGATGCACTTCAGGTGGGTGATTATGCCCCTGATTTTAGTTTGCCTAATGTTCATGGTGAATTGGTTACCCTAGCTGAAATGCTTGCCCACGGCCCTGTGGTGTTGAACTTTTATCGCGGGGGATGGTGTCCCTACTGCAATTACGAGTTACGGGCGTTTGAAGAAGTACTTGAGCGTATCGAAGAGTTAGGCTCGCAACTGGTGGCGATATCCCCTGAAACACCAGATAATTCGCTAACCACCAAAGACAAGAACGAACTCTCCTATGCGGTGCTTTCCGATGTGGGGAATAATGTAAGCAATGACTATGGTTTGGTTTTCAGCTTAGATGAGCGGTTACGCCCGGTCTATAAAAATTCAGGGGTCGATCTGCCAGCATCCAATGGCGATGACACCTTCAATTTGCCCATGCCAGCGACGTACGTAATAAACCAAAGCGGTGAAATCGTTTATGCGTTTGTATCTGAAGATTATACCAAACGTGCCGAGCCGTCTGAGGTCGTGAAAATTCTAACCACACTTGACAACTAA
- a CDS encoding LysR family transcriptional regulator — protein sequence MYTINELETFIAIVENKGVVSAASALNISPATVSHRLSKLERILGTVLIYRDSRNVRPSAEGEEFYQRVGDILAALHDAEFAIGARDSAISGRLRVTLPPWIFSIFILPKLAQFEQQYPDIVLDFLVTDQFVNVVDDAQDVAIRVGTLASSGLLARKIVNNKRILCASPHYLKQHPPITDIESLSTHRFVALPWQKQLKLLQNDGNVFSFNSNTRFTISNSDNMTQALRAGHGIGIKSEIAIKQCIESGELVEVLPNVLASPEAPVWFLRPQNSLATRKAEAFFDFVKHAFSHC from the coding sequence ATGTACACAATCAATGAGTTAGAAACATTCATCGCCATTGTAGAAAACAAAGGTGTGGTATCAGCGGCCAGCGCATTGAACATATCTCCCGCGACGGTAAGCCATAGGTTATCGAAGCTGGAGCGCATTTTAGGCACAGTATTAATATACCGAGACAGCCGTAACGTGCGCCCTTCCGCTGAGGGTGAAGAGTTCTACCAGCGCGTGGGCGATATCTTGGCCGCCTTACATGATGCTGAATTTGCTATTGGCGCCAGAGACAGTGCTATCAGTGGGCGATTAAGAGTAACGTTACCCCCTTGGATTTTTTCAATTTTCATCCTGCCTAAGCTGGCTCAGTTTGAGCAGCAATACCCAGACATAGTGCTCGACTTTTTAGTGACCGATCAATTTGTCAATGTAGTAGATGACGCCCAAGACGTAGCAATACGCGTGGGTACTCTAGCGAGTTCAGGGCTGTTGGCACGTAAAATAGTCAACAATAAACGGATTTTATGTGCATCACCTCATTACCTTAAGCAGCACCCGCCCATCACCGATATTGAATCATTGAGCACGCATCGATTTGTTGCTTTACCATGGCAAAAACAACTTAAGCTGCTGCAAAACGATGGCAATGTGTTCTCCTTTAACAGCAATACACGATTTACCATTTCTAACTCAGATAACATGACCCAAGCCTTACGTGCGGGTCACGGCATTGGTATAAAGTCAGAGATTGCCATCAAGCAATGTATCGAAAGTGGCGAATTGGTGGAGGTACTGCCCAATGTACTCGCATCTCCTGAGGCGCCAGTATGGTTCTTACGCCCACAGAACAGCTTGGCTACTCGTAAAGCTGAAGCCTTTTTTGATTTTGTCAAACACGCGTTTAGTCACTGCTAA
- a CDS encoding tetratricopeptide repeat protein: MHSSVDISIENFQQVILQESANKLVMVEFWAQGYEPSEQLAPVLQSIASKQGENLLHARVDCQAQPDITAQFGVQNLPTVMLIKDGQPVDGFAGVESEANIQAMLDKHLPKPEDELFAQATGMAEQANYQEAFTLVKQAFDLAPNRADIKLLLADCQVEVGQVNQAKELLATIGLVNQDGYYRAILGKIELAEQAAESPEIIALQQELENDPDNLALKVKLAVQMRQANQIEEALSLMHSVLLKDLNFEDAKKLMLDMINALPDGEPLKSQYRRKVYSLLY; this comes from the coding sequence ATGCATAGTAGCGTAGACATTAGCATAGAAAACTTTCAGCAAGTGATATTGCAAGAATCAGCCAACAAACTCGTTATGGTTGAATTTTGGGCGCAAGGTTATGAGCCCAGCGAGCAGTTAGCACCTGTTTTACAAAGCATTGCTAGTAAGCAAGGTGAAAACTTATTACATGCGCGAGTGGATTGCCAAGCGCAGCCGGATATCACCGCCCAGTTTGGTGTACAGAATTTGCCTACAGTTATGCTTATCAAGGACGGTCAGCCGGTTGATGGTTTTGCTGGAGTCGAAAGCGAAGCAAATATTCAGGCTATGCTTGATAAACACTTGCCTAAGCCCGAAGACGAACTATTTGCCCAAGCCACAGGCATGGCCGAGCAAGCCAATTATCAAGAAGCCTTCACACTGGTGAAACAAGCGTTTGATCTTGCTCCAAATCGAGCGGACATTAAGCTGTTGTTGGCAGATTGCCAAGTCGAAGTAGGGCAGGTGAATCAAGCCAAAGAGTTGCTTGCAACCATAGGTCTGGTGAACCAAGACGGATACTACCGTGCTATTCTGGGTAAGATTGAGTTGGCCGAACAAGCGGCTGAGTCACCAGAAATCATTGCTTTGCAGCAAGAGCTGGAAAACGACCCAGACAATTTAGCGTTAAAAGTGAAGTTAGCGGTGCAAATGCGCCAAGCCAATCAAATAGAAGAAGCATTGAGTCTGATGCATTCTGTGCTACTTAAGGACTTAAACTTTGAAGATGCTAAGAAACTCATGCTAGATATGATCAACGCTTTGCCAGACGGTGAGCCGCTTAAGTCTCAGTATCGCCGCAAGGTTTATAGCCTACTTTATTAA
- a CDS encoding DUF962 domain-containing protein, which yields MTQKYQNFADFYPYYLSEHQNNACRRLHFVGSTLIIFTILYAVFTGQLMYLWLLPLLGYGFAWVGHFFFEHNKPATFKYPFYSFLGDWVMYKDILTGKIKF from the coding sequence ATGACACAGAAATATCAAAACTTTGCTGATTTCTATCCTTATTATCTAAGCGAACACCAAAATAACGCCTGTCGACGCTTGCACTTTGTGGGGTCTACGCTGATCATTTTTACCATCCTTTATGCTGTGTTCACAGGTCAATTGATGTACTTGTGGTTATTACCTCTTTTAGGGTATGGCTTTGCTTGGGTTGGGCATTTCTTTTTTGAGCATAATAAGCCTGCAACCTTTAAGTATCCGTTTTACAGTTTCTTGGGGGATTGGGTCATGTATAAAGACATATTAACCGGCAAGATTAAATTTTAA
- the dusB gene encoding tRNA dihydrouridine synthase DusB, with protein MQIGPYKLENNLILAPMAGVTDRPFRQLCKRMGAGLVVSEMLSSNPDVWRSNKSKQRMDHVGEKGIRAVQIAGADPLLMAQAAQFNVDNGAQIVDINMGCPAKKVNKKLAGSALLQDPQLVEQIVQSVVEAVQVPVTLKIRTGWNTDNRNGVQIAKIAEQNGIQSLAVHGRTRACMYKGNAEYDTIKAIKQAVSIPIVANGDITCVHSAKHVLEYTKADALMIGRGAQGNPWIFRQIQHFLQTGEILPSPQLSEVRDVLLSHVANVHQFYGELKGARIARKHVGWYLAEHDRERQFRAKFNGIDDAAEQLDTLAHYFDHLAGEPTTHLVSPAA; from the coding sequence ATGCAGATTGGTCCTTACAAGCTTGAAAACAATTTGATTCTGGCGCCCATGGCAGGCGTAACAGACAGGCCTTTCCGGCAATTATGCAAGCGCATGGGTGCAGGCTTGGTCGTATCTGAAATGCTGTCGTCTAATCCTGACGTGTGGCGATCAAATAAATCCAAGCAGCGTATGGATCATGTTGGTGAAAAAGGGATTCGCGCGGTTCAGATTGCTGGTGCCGATCCATTATTAATGGCTCAGGCGGCTCAGTTTAACGTGGATAACGGGGCTCAAATTGTTGATATCAACATGGGGTGTCCGGCAAAGAAAGTAAATAAAAAGTTGGCGGGTTCGGCACTACTGCAAGATCCACAATTGGTTGAGCAAATCGTTCAATCTGTGGTCGAAGCAGTGCAGGTACCGGTAACGTTGAAAATACGCACAGGTTGGAATACGGATAATCGCAACGGGGTGCAAATTGCAAAGATCGCTGAACAAAACGGTATTCAATCTTTAGCAGTTCATGGTCGCACCCGGGCCTGTATGTACAAAGGCAATGCTGAGTACGACACCATAAAAGCCATTAAACAGGCTGTGTCGATACCCATCGTTGCCAATGGTGATATTACCTGCGTGCACAGTGCAAAACACGTTTTGGAGTACACCAAAGCAGATGCGTTGATGATAGGCCGAGGAGCACAAGGTAACCCTTGGATTTTTCGCCAAATTCAACACTTTCTGCAAACTGGCGAAATACTACCCTCGCCCCAACTTAGTGAAGTGCGTGATGTTTTACTCTCGCATGTGGCTAATGTTCACCAATTTTACGGTGAATTAAAGGGAGCGCGGATTGCCCGCAAGCATGTGGGTTGGTATTTAGCGGAACATGACCGTGAGCGGCAGTTCCGAGCCAAGTTCAATGGGATTGACGATGCTGCAGAGCAACTCGATACATTGGCACATTATTTTGACCACTTGGCAGGCGAACCTACGACTCACCTCGTATCACCTGCTGCCTAA
- the fis gene encoding DNA-binding transcriptional regulator Fis, which yields MFEQNVTSPFTTTVTTPSQTQAQKPLRDSVKQAVNKYLKQLDNTDIENLYELVMAEVEAPMLEEIMTFTRGNQTRASIMLGINRGTLRKKLKQYGMN from the coding sequence ATGTTCGAGCAAAATGTAACTTCTCCTTTTACCACTACGGTAACGACTCCTTCACAAACTCAGGCTCAAAAGCCTTTACGTGACTCTGTAAAACAAGCAGTGAATAAGTACCTTAAGCAACTAGACAACACAGACATTGAAAACTTGTATGAGCTAGTAATGGCCGAAGTTGAAGCGCCAATGTTAGAAGAAATCATGACCTTCACTCGCGGCAACCAAACCCGCGCGTCAATCATGTTAGGCATCAACCGTGGTACGCTACGTAAGAAGCTTAAACAGTACGGCATGAACTAA
- the purH gene encoding bifunctional phosphoribosylaminoimidazolecarboxamide formyltransferase/IMP cyclohydrolase, translating into MTTQKPIRRALLSVSDKTGIVEFATFLAEQGVELLSTGGTAKLLADSGLTVTEASAYTGHPEIMDGRVKTLHPKIHGGILARRGQDEAVMAENNIQPIDLVVVNLYPFAATVANDDCSLEDAIENIDIGGPTMVRAAAKNHNDVTIVVNAKDYTRVMAQMQANNGSVKASTRFDLAIAAFEHTAEYDGMIANYFGAMVESDACADDCADDCSDECGHAHSAFPRTFNVQMSKKQDLRYGENSHQDAAFYVENNIQEASVATATQLQGKALSFNNIADTDSALECVKEFAEPACVIVKHANPCGVALGENILEAYNRAYKTDPTSAFGGIIAFNRELDGPTAQAIVDRQFVEVIIAPSVSDDAVAIVAAKKNVRLLACGDWQGQLTDGYDFKRVNGGLLVQERDFGMVDMEDLTVVTKVKPTEQQLKDLMFTWKVAKYVKSNAIVYCKDSMTIGVGAGQMSRVYSAKIAGIKAADEGLQVEGSVMASDAFFPFRDGIDAAAAAGISAVIQPGGSMRDNEVIAAADEHGIAMVFTGMRHFRH; encoded by the coding sequence ATGACGACTCAAAAACCTATTCGCCGCGCTTTATTAAGCGTATCTGACAAAACTGGCATCGTTGAATTTGCCACTTTCTTAGCCGAGCAAGGCGTTGAGCTTTTATCTACCGGCGGTACAGCGAAATTATTAGCGGACAGTGGCCTAACCGTTACTGAAGCGTCTGCGTACACTGGGCACCCTGAAATTATGGATGGGCGCGTGAAAACCCTTCACCCTAAGATTCATGGCGGTATTCTTGCTCGCCGCGGTCAAGATGAAGCCGTAATGGCTGAAAACAACATTCAACCTATCGATTTGGTTGTAGTTAACTTGTACCCGTTCGCAGCAACAGTCGCCAATGACGATTGCAGCCTTGAAGATGCAATTGAAAACATTGATATCGGCGGCCCAACTATGGTTCGGGCAGCAGCTAAAAATCATAACGATGTAACGATCGTGGTCAACGCAAAAGACTACACACGCGTGATGGCTCAAATGCAAGCCAACAATGGTTCTGTAAAAGCCAGCACCCGTTTTGATTTAGCGATTGCGGCCTTTGAGCACACTGCTGAGTACGACGGTATGATTGCTAATTATTTTGGTGCCATGGTTGAATCCGACGCCTGCGCCGATGATTGCGCTGACGATTGTTCAGATGAGTGTGGACATGCTCATAGTGCATTCCCGCGTACATTCAATGTACAAATGAGCAAGAAACAAGATTTACGTTACGGTGAAAACAGTCATCAAGATGCTGCCTTCTATGTCGAAAACAATATACAAGAAGCATCAGTTGCTACCGCAACTCAATTGCAAGGTAAAGCGCTATCTTTCAACAATATTGCTGATACCGATTCAGCCTTAGAGTGCGTAAAAGAATTCGCTGAGCCGGCTTGCGTTATCGTCAAACATGCTAACCCGTGTGGCGTGGCGCTAGGCGAGAATATCCTTGAAGCGTATAACCGCGCATATAAAACAGATCCTACTTCGGCGTTTGGTGGCATTATTGCTTTTAACCGCGAACTAGATGGCCCAACAGCGCAAGCGATTGTTGACCGCCAATTTGTAGAAGTCATTATCGCCCCTAGTGTCAGTGACGACGCTGTCGCTATCGTAGCAGCGAAAAAGAATGTGCGTTTATTGGCCTGTGGTGATTGGCAAGGGCAGCTAACTGACGGATACGATTTCAAACGCGTAAACGGCGGTTTACTAGTGCAAGAGCGCGATTTCGGAATGGTTGACATGGAAGATTTAACCGTGGTCACCAAAGTGAAACCCACAGAACAACAATTAAAAGACCTAATGTTTACCTGGAAAGTTGCCAAGTACGTTAAATCTAATGCGATCGTATACTGTAAAGACAGCATGACAATCGGTGTAGGCGCTGGGCAAATGAGCCGTGTTTACTCTGCGAAAATCGCCGGTATTAAAGCAGCGGATGAAGGTTTGCAAGTGGAAGGCTCAGTGATGGCCTCTGATGCGTTCTTCCCATTCCGTGACGGTATCGATGCTGCAGCCGCTGCAGGTATCAGTGCGGTTATTCAGCCTGGCGGTTCAATGCGTGATAACGAAGTGATTGCTGCCGCTGATGAACATGGCATTGCTATGGTCTTCACTGGAATGCGCCACTTTCGTCATTAG
- a CDS encoding class I SAM-dependent methyltransferase: MFKRATQLVCSATLLASSFVQADALIDALADEGRPTEQRLRDEYRHPQQTLRFFEVQEDMAVAEISPGGGWYSNILAPLLKEKGEFYAAHFYVDENTNEFYKKSREQFEQKVTALKSYQNVKVTTFHPMKATDFAPAESLDRVLTFRNIHNWYMQDGDEGVENAFKAFYKALKVGGVLGVVEHSLRESQSSALQQSSGYMKQSYVIALAEKAGFTLAGKSDINANKLDSGEHEKGVWTLPPSLRLGEKDQAKYLKIGESNRMTLKFVK; encoded by the coding sequence ATGTTTAAACGTGCTACTCAGTTAGTCTGTTCCGCTACTTTATTAGCGTCTTCTTTCGTTCAAGCCGATGCACTGATAGATGCTTTAGCGGATGAAGGCCGCCCAACAGAACAAAGATTGCGTGACGAGTACCGTCACCCTCAACAAACACTGCGTTTCTTCGAAGTACAAGAAGACATGGCCGTGGCTGAAATATCTCCTGGTGGAGGGTGGTACAGTAATATTTTGGCGCCATTACTCAAAGAGAAAGGCGAATTTTATGCTGCACATTTCTACGTTGATGAAAACACTAACGAGTTTTACAAAAAATCTCGTGAACAATTTGAACAAAAAGTCACTGCCCTTAAGAGCTATCAGAACGTTAAGGTCACCACATTTCATCCAATGAAAGCCACTGATTTTGCTCCTGCTGAGTCCCTCGATCGTGTGCTGACTTTTCGTAATATTCATAACTGGTATATGCAAGACGGTGATGAAGGTGTAGAGAACGCATTTAAAGCCTTTTATAAAGCGCTAAAAGTGGGTGGGGTGCTCGGCGTGGTGGAACACAGCTTACGAGAATCTCAAAGCAGCGCTTTGCAGCAAAGTTCTGGTTACATGAAGCAATCATATGTTATCGCCCTCGCTGAGAAAGCCGGCTTTACCCTAGCAGGTAAAAGTGACATAAATGCCAATAAACTGGACAGCGGTGAACATGAAAAAGGTGTGTGGACTCTTCCCCCAAGCTTACGCTTAGGTGAAAAAGACCAAGCTAAGTATTTAAAAATCGGCGAGAGTAATCGCATGACGTTAAAGTTCGTAAAATAG